One segment of Rubripirellula amarantea DNA contains the following:
- a CDS encoding ATP-dependent zinc protease family protein — protein sequence MTSSDRQIDSQTPLVVIGWREWISLPALGVRRTKAKIDTGARSSSLHAFEIEPFMVDGEQHVRFQVHPIQRRDDFVITCQAKVLDIRNIRSSSGESSERFVIRTPVSWMGDTWDVDLTLADRSLMGFRMLIGREAIRGRMLVDPAQSFFGPRPGRSRRRSPTGDPKPK from the coding sequence TTGACATCTTCAGATCGCCAAATCGATTCCCAAACGCCATTAGTCGTCATCGGATGGCGAGAATGGATCAGTTTGCCCGCGCTTGGGGTCAGACGCACCAAGGCCAAAATAGATACCGGGGCGAGATCTTCTAGTTTGCATGCGTTTGAAATCGAGCCATTCATGGTCGATGGCGAACAACACGTGCGTTTTCAGGTCCACCCCATCCAACGTCGCGATGACTTTGTCATCACGTGTCAGGCGAAGGTGCTTGATATCCGAAACATCCGCAGCAGTAGTGGTGAGTCGTCGGAGCGGTTTGTCATTCGAACTCCGGTAAGCTGGATGGGCGATACTTGGGATGTCGACTTGACCCTTGCCGATCGAAGTTTGATGGGCTTTCGCATGCTTATCGGTCGAGAGGCGATTCGAGGTCGAATGCTTGTCGATCCCGCTCAATCGTTCTTTGGTCCACGGCCAGGTCGGTCAAGACGACGCTCGCCTACCGGTGATCCCAAACCCAAATAG
- a CDS encoding YceH family protein has translation MSETTDDEPRKAKPLSAAARRILGVLVEKAKTTPDNYPLTLASVISGSNQKSNRSPQMDLDDEDALLALDELREAGAAREVQGSGRATKYRHAAYEWLGVDAPESAVMTELLLRGPQTLGELRTRASRMYAFDNLQAVESVVNQLIEKDLVEALTPPGRGQTFAHKLYPPQERQYLVAKVEKKAAAETTADTSTSVSEAAPAKSQVDKLLERLDTVNERIDVLEKRIAELEQ, from the coding sequence ATGAGCGAGACAACGGATGATGAACCACGCAAGGCAAAACCACTGTCCGCAGCGGCACGGCGTATTCTCGGAGTATTGGTCGAGAAAGCCAAAACGACCCCGGACAACTATCCATTGACTTTGGCATCGGTCATCAGTGGCAGTAACCAAAAATCTAATCGTTCACCGCAGATGGACCTCGACGATGAAGACGCATTGCTGGCGTTGGACGAATTGCGAGAAGCCGGCGCAGCACGCGAAGTTCAAGGCAGCGGACGGGCTACGAAGTATCGACATGCGGCTTATGAATGGCTCGGCGTCGACGCGCCGGAATCGGCGGTGATGACTGAGCTATTGCTTAGAGGTCCCCAGACGCTCGGTGAGCTGCGAACCCGCGCGTCGCGGATGTATGCATTCGACAATTTGCAAGCTGTCGAGTCCGTGGTCAACCAACTAATAGAAAAAGATTTAGTGGAAGCCCTCACTCCGCCGGGACGCGGACAAACGTTTGCCCATAAACTGTATCCGCCGCAGGAAAGGCAATACTTGGTTGCCAAGGTCGAAAAGAAGGCAGCCGCCGAAACCACGGCTGATACTTCGACTTCCGTGTCCGAGGCTGCTCCGGCGAAGTCTCAAGTTGACAAATTGCTCGAACGCCTCGACACGGTCAATGAACGCATTGATGTGCTAGAAAAACGAATCGCTGAACTGGAACAATGA
- a CDS encoding succinylglutamate desuccinylase/aspartoacylase family protein gives MKQESPPRKSIDSWLGKAIPRGQVSEVFLPVSESYSGISLSIPLQIHRSDVDGPTVFVTAALHGDELNGTGAVRELILDKEFRLKKGSLILVPILNLLAFDRHSRYMPDRRDLNRCFPGSPNGSLASRVADTIFTEIVGRCDFGIDLHTASIRRTNYPNVRADMSDPRVAALAKHFGTEVIVDGAGIDGSLRKEACRQGCPTIVLEGGEVWKVEPAIVETAVRGVKNVLAHLDMIDFAKEIPEQQLVVKRTQWVRADGGGFLQFHVRPGQVVEINQPLATNTDLLGHQNRIMEAPFDGVIIGMTTIPAVGPGQPVFHIGKLPKDTDPDELRESRQSEENLEQRTVEDLASNVMVVDHEESRYPES, from the coding sequence ATGAAACAAGAATCCCCTCCTCGCAAATCGATTGATTCATGGTTGGGTAAAGCCATTCCGCGCGGACAGGTATCGGAAGTCTTCTTGCCCGTTAGTGAAAGCTATTCCGGTATCTCACTTTCGATTCCCTTGCAGATTCATCGCAGCGACGTTGATGGTCCCACCGTCTTTGTCACCGCTGCGCTTCATGGTGATGAGCTCAATGGCACTGGAGCGGTTCGAGAGCTGATACTCGACAAAGAGTTTCGACTCAAAAAAGGATCCTTGATTCTGGTTCCGATTTTGAATTTGCTCGCCTTCGACAGGCACAGCCGATACATGCCTGATCGACGTGATTTGAATCGGTGCTTTCCCGGTTCCCCCAATGGATCATTGGCGAGCCGAGTTGCCGATACCATCTTCACTGAAATCGTTGGCCGCTGTGACTTCGGGATCGACCTGCACACCGCTTCGATCCGTCGAACCAACTATCCAAATGTTCGAGCCGACATGAGCGATCCGAGAGTCGCCGCACTTGCGAAGCACTTCGGGACGGAAGTGATTGTTGATGGAGCCGGGATTGATGGTTCTTTGCGAAAAGAAGCCTGCCGACAAGGTTGCCCCACGATCGTGCTCGAAGGCGGTGAGGTCTGGAAGGTTGAACCCGCCATCGTGGAAACTGCTGTTCGTGGCGTCAAGAATGTTTTGGCTCACTTGGACATGATCGACTTTGCCAAAGAGATCCCTGAACAACAGCTCGTTGTAAAACGGACTCAGTGGGTTCGAGCTGACGGTGGTGGATTCTTGCAGTTCCATGTCCGGCCAGGCCAAGTGGTTGAGATCAACCAGCCTCTAGCAACAAATACTGATTTGTTGGGTCATCAAAACCGAATCATGGAAGCGCCGTTTGACGGTGTGATCATTGGAATGACGACCATCCCAGCGGTAGGGCCGGGCCAACCAGTTTTCCATATTGGAAAGCTACCTAAAGACACCGATCCCGACGAACTTCGTGAATCGAGACAAAGCGAAGAGAACCTTGAACAACGGACCGTAGAGGATCTCGCTTCGAACGTGATGGTCGTTGACCACGAAGAATCCCGTTATCCCGAGTCTTGA
- a CDS encoding DNA-3-methyladenine glycosylase I yields MHSEPDGVPRCWWCGTDPLYRAYHDDEWGLPVVDDRGLFEKICLEGFQSGLSWITVLKKRHAFRKAFKNFDHKKLVKFNDADIERLVLNADIIRHRGKIKSVINNADRAIQTINDHGSLASFLWQFEPKTHRSPRSKNEVAATSPESTAMSKALKKNGWTFVGPTTCYALMQAMGMVNDHLPECHAWPVVEQARAALPRPR; encoded by the coding sequence GTGCATTCCGAACCGGACGGCGTTCCCCGTTGTTGGTGGTGCGGAACTGACCCTCTCTACAGAGCGTACCACGATGACGAATGGGGACTTCCTGTTGTTGACGATCGGGGCCTGTTCGAAAAAATTTGCCTGGAAGGTTTTCAATCAGGTTTGTCTTGGATCACGGTTTTGAAAAAGCGTCACGCTTTTCGGAAAGCGTTTAAAAACTTTGATCACAAAAAACTCGTCAAGTTCAACGATGCCGATATCGAGCGTCTGGTTCTCAACGCGGACATCATTCGGCATCGGGGGAAAATCAAGTCGGTAATCAACAATGCCGACCGAGCGATTCAGACGATCAATGATCACGGGTCCCTAGCATCTTTCCTGTGGCAATTCGAACCGAAAACTCATCGATCGCCACGTTCCAAAAATGAAGTCGCCGCGACGAGTCCCGAATCCACCGCCATGAGTAAGGCGCTTAAGAAGAACGGTTGGACCTTCGTAGGACCGACAACGTGTTACGCCCTAATGCAGGCGATGGGAATGGTCAACGATCACCTTCCCGAATGCCATGCGTGGCCCGTTGTTGAACAGGCGCGAGCAGCACTACCGAGGCCTAGATGA
- a CDS encoding DUF721 domain-containing protein, with amino-acid sequence MAKSYSKKIEAAKVAEDRPQVRRIGSLVNQLMARRGYAQVFAGEEILRSLISETGPEVGNGCSVGKLKAGVLHVYVTDSATLQELNFRKRGILKRLQKDLPDSKVTDIRFRIQAS; translated from the coding sequence GTGGCAAAGTCGTATTCTAAAAAAATTGAAGCCGCGAAAGTGGCGGAAGACCGGCCCCAGGTCCGTCGAATTGGTTCATTAGTGAATCAATTGATGGCCCGTCGGGGTTACGCCCAGGTCTTTGCCGGTGAAGAAATACTACGGTCTCTTATTTCCGAAACGGGTCCAGAAGTCGGCAATGGCTGTTCCGTGGGGAAGCTCAAGGCGGGTGTCCTGCACGTTTACGTTACGGACTCGGCAACACTCCAGGAACTAAACTTTCGAAAACGAGGAATTCTCAAACGATTGCAAAAGGATCTTCCCGATAGCAAGGTCACTGATATTCGTTTCAGGATTCAAGCCTCGTGA
- a CDS encoding RimK family alpha-L-glutamate ligase — translation MKLAILSRSANCYSSKRLREAAKKRGHSVKVLDTLRFSIDLEEGEPDLYFRSKHLSHYDAIIPRIGNSVTYFGTAVVRQFEQMDVFTTASSSGIANSRDKLRCLQILSRHQIGIPQTTFVREKKDVLPAIERVGGTPIIIKLLEGTQGVGVILAESVKIAEAIIETLQSTRQNVLIQKFVAESKGRDVRAFVVGDHVVAAMRRVAQGQEFRSNVHRGGKTELVTLEPAYRDAAVRASQIMGLRVSGVDMLEGKDGPQIMEVNSSPGLEGIEHCTQLDVAGAIVDYINAQVAFPEIDLRQRLTVSRGYGVTEIHIPEGSDFVGKTIDQSGLPEQDINVLTLYRGSVVIPNPRLKRTLEPHDRLLCFGKLEAMRGMVPEKTQKKRRPKVRRLETEIESSGQ, via the coding sequence ATGAAATTAGCGATCCTTTCAAGAAGCGCAAACTGCTACAGCTCGAAGCGTTTACGAGAGGCCGCAAAAAAGCGTGGTCACTCTGTAAAAGTATTGGACACGTTGCGTTTCTCTATCGATCTAGAAGAGGGTGAACCCGACCTCTACTTTCGATCCAAACATCTTTCACATTACGACGCAATCATTCCGCGTATCGGCAACTCGGTCACTTACTTCGGTACCGCCGTTGTTCGTCAATTTGAACAAATGGATGTGTTCACTACGGCATCCTCAAGCGGCATCGCGAACTCTCGTGACAAGCTACGGTGTTTGCAAATCCTCAGCCGCCATCAAATCGGTATTCCACAAACGACCTTTGTTCGCGAGAAAAAGGACGTGTTACCAGCCATCGAACGCGTTGGCGGAACACCGATCATCATCAAGTTGTTGGAAGGAACTCAAGGCGTAGGTGTCATTCTTGCTGAAAGCGTCAAGATTGCCGAAGCGATCATCGAGACCTTACAAAGTACTCGGCAAAACGTGTTGATTCAAAAATTCGTGGCTGAGAGCAAAGGCCGTGACGTTCGCGCATTCGTGGTCGGTGATCATGTCGTTGCGGCGATGCGGCGAGTAGCCCAGGGTCAAGAATTTCGCAGCAATGTCCATCGTGGCGGCAAAACGGAACTCGTGACTCTTGAACCCGCCTACCGCGATGCGGCCGTTCGCGCCTCGCAAATCATGGGACTTAGAGTTTCCGGCGTCGATATGCTCGAAGGAAAAGACGGACCTCAGATCATGGAGGTCAACTCTTCCCCGGGATTAGAAGGTATCGAACATTGCACTCAACTGGACGTTGCCGGTGCGATCGTTGACTACATCAACGCTCAGGTCGCCTTTCCTGAAATTGACCTTCGACAACGATTGACCGTCAGTCGTGGATATGGCGTGACGGAAATTCATATCCCCGAAGGATCGGATTTCGTGGGCAAGACCATTGATCAGTCGGGCTTACCAGAGCAAGACATCAACGTCCTCACCCTGTACCGAGGTAGCGTTGTGATTCCTAACCCAAGGCTCAAGCGAACCCTTGAACCACACGACCGCTTGTTGTGTTTTGGCAAACTCGAAGCGATGCGAGGAATGGTTCCCGAGAAGACGCAAAAGAAACGGCGACCGAAAGTTCGTAGGCTCGAAACAGAAATCGAGTCATCGGGACAATGA
- the dnaN gene encoding DNA polymerase III subunit beta, whose protein sequence is MKIVCQRESLTSAFALAASIAPSRSPKEILQNVKVTAAGSKLTLMATDMEVGIRLELEDGVEVETEGTALLPVGRTMAILRESNDETLTIETDDSGIRITGSRSKFRLPGSNPDEFPAVAGFEEDKYHVVPTRLFREMVKRTVFATDPESSRYALGGVLLEMDESSVTAVGTDGRRLARMEGTGEAIGGHQTTGMTTIVPTRAIQLMERAVSDKEETVDVAARNNDLLVRTSRAVIYSRLVEGRYPNWRQVLPNRTDAIQLDMTVGPLFAALRQAAIVTDMESRGIDFTFADGTLKLEASTAEIGESQIELPIAYDGEPITLTMDHRYLADFCKVLDNETNFVFEIESGSAPALLTTDDGYGYVIMPMAKDR, encoded by the coding sequence ATGAAAATCGTTTGTCAACGCGAATCTCTGACCAGCGCCTTTGCACTCGCAGCAAGCATTGCTCCGTCACGATCACCGAAAGAAATTCTTCAAAACGTGAAGGTGACCGCCGCTGGTAGCAAGCTGACGCTGATGGCCACGGACATGGAAGTCGGCATTCGGTTGGAACTTGAAGACGGTGTGGAAGTTGAAACCGAAGGAACCGCGTTGCTGCCAGTGGGACGCACGATGGCAATCCTTCGCGAAAGCAATGACGAAACCCTCACGATCGAAACGGACGATTCGGGAATTCGGATCACGGGCTCTCGCAGCAAGTTCCGTTTGCCGGGAAGCAACCCCGATGAATTTCCTGCCGTCGCTGGCTTCGAAGAAGACAAGTATCACGTCGTTCCAACGCGTCTGTTCCGCGAAATGGTCAAGCGAACCGTTTTCGCTACGGATCCAGAAAGCAGCCGTTACGCACTCGGCGGAGTGCTTTTGGAAATGGACGAGTCGAGTGTTACGGCGGTAGGCACCGACGGACGTCGTTTGGCTCGCATGGAGGGCACGGGTGAAGCCATAGGCGGACACCAAACCACAGGTATGACCACGATCGTGCCCACTCGAGCGATCCAGTTGATGGAGCGGGCTGTTAGCGACAAGGAAGAAACGGTAGACGTCGCTGCCCGCAATAACGACCTTTTGGTTCGAACAAGTCGAGCGGTAATTTATTCCCGATTGGTCGAAGGACGTTATCCCAATTGGCGACAAGTGTTACCCAACCGTACCGATGCTATTCAACTTGATATGACGGTTGGACCGTTGTTTGCCGCACTTCGACAAGCAGCCATCGTGACGGATATGGAAAGCCGAGGAATCGACTTTACGTTTGCCGACGGAACGCTGAAGCTAGAAGCCAGCACGGCCGAGATTGGTGAGTCGCAGATTGAATTGCCAATCGCTTACGATGGCGAACCGATCACGTTGACGATGGACCACCGCTATCTAGCCGACTTCTGTAAGGTGCTCGACAACGAGACCAATTTTGTCTTTGAGATTGAATCCGGATCCGCTCCCGCACTGCTGACAACAGACGATGGCTATGGATACGTGATCATGCCAATGGCTAAAGATCGCTAG
- a CDS encoding sulfatase family protein — MSRILFLLLVVFGVLSGHTRADDRPNVIMAFADDWGRYAGAYADLNPGGISDAVSTPHFDRVASEGLLFTRAFVSAPSCTPCRSSLLSGQHFWRCGRGAILRGAIWDFSSPSYPLLMKDAGYRIGHTYKVWSPGTPADAPHGGKATGFNSAGRKFNAFSQTAMKSDDHEAAKKQLYDEVRQNFLSFVDADGNGKLDGDQPFCYWFGPTNCHRKWIAGSGKALWGIDPDSLKGKLPKYLPDVPTIREDFADYLGEVQAFDAGLGVIMEEMTRLGLDKNTILVVSGDHGMPGVSRGKCNLYDMGTHVPLAIRWPERISNPGRVIDDFVSLPDLATTFLEVSDVEIPDTMTATSLVPIFKSEQAGQVIPERDAVFTGRERHVDHARIGNKPYPQRAIRTDEYLYVVNFEPDRWPMGTAPGYGEPGELSKADDFQEALTENTFAGFGDMDASPTKAWIITHRRQDPKSFDYAVGKLPEFELYNVKSDPDCMVNLASKLEHQETRNKLHLRLMEELHRTKDPRVSDDPIFESSPYTDLTRPKGK; from the coding sequence GTGTCCAGAATTTTGTTCTTATTGTTGGTAGTTTTTGGTGTCCTTAGCGGGCATACCCGAGCTGATGATCGGCCTAATGTCATCATGGCCTTTGCCGATGATTGGGGTCGCTACGCTGGCGCCTATGCGGATCTAAATCCAGGAGGGATAAGCGATGCAGTATCAACGCCTCACTTCGATCGTGTCGCCTCAGAAGGACTTCTGTTCACTCGCGCTTTCGTCAGCGCGCCCTCGTGCACTCCCTGTCGTAGTTCGTTGCTTTCGGGTCAACACTTTTGGCGTTGCGGTCGAGGTGCGATTTTGCGCGGGGCTATCTGGGACTTTTCGTCGCCTTCGTATCCGCTATTGATGAAGGACGCGGGCTACCGCATCGGACATACCTACAAGGTTTGGAGCCCCGGTACACCGGCCGATGCTCCCCACGGTGGAAAGGCCACGGGGTTCAACAGCGCCGGTCGCAAGTTCAACGCCTTTTCGCAAACAGCGATGAAGTCTGACGACCATGAAGCCGCAAAGAAACAATTGTACGATGAAGTTCGACAGAACTTTTTGTCGTTTGTTGATGCGGATGGGAACGGAAAACTTGATGGTGATCAACCGTTTTGTTACTGGTTTGGCCCCACCAATTGCCACCGAAAGTGGATTGCCGGCAGCGGCAAAGCTCTGTGGGGCATCGACCCCGATTCGCTGAAAGGCAAGTTGCCCAAGTACCTACCCGACGTGCCAACCATCCGCGAGGACTTTGCCGATTACCTTGGCGAAGTCCAGGCGTTTGATGCAGGCCTTGGTGTGATCATGGAAGAGATGACTCGGTTAGGTCTCGACAAGAATACCATTCTCGTCGTTAGCGGCGACCATGGTATGCCCGGTGTGTCTCGTGGCAAGTGCAACCTCTACGACATGGGCACACATGTGCCTCTTGCTATCCGTTGGCCGGAAAGAATCAGCAATCCTGGACGAGTAATCGATGATTTCGTTTCGTTGCCCGATTTGGCGACGACGTTTTTGGAAGTATCCGACGTTGAGATCCCGGACACAATGACCGCCACTTCGTTGGTTCCCATCTTCAAGAGCGAACAGGCGGGGCAGGTTATCCCTGAACGAGATGCTGTGTTTACTGGACGTGAACGACATGTTGATCACGCGCGGATTGGGAACAAGCCTTACCCGCAACGGGCTATTCGCACAGACGAGTATCTTTATGTCGTCAACTTTGAACCCGATCGTTGGCCCATGGGAACGGCTCCTGGGTACGGAGAACCGGGTGAATTGAGTAAAGCAGACGACTTTCAAGAAGCACTTACCGAGAACACTTTTGCCGGTTTCGGAGACATGGACGCCAGCCCTACCAAAGCATGGATTATCACGCACCGACGACAAGATCCAAAGTCGTTCGACTATGCGGTAGGTAAGTTGCCAGAATTCGAACTGTACAACGTGAAATCTGATCCTGATTGCATGGTGAACTTAGCTTCGAAGTTGGAACATCAGGAAACGCGAAACAAACTTCACCTTCGCTTAATGGAGGAACTTCATCGGACCAAAGATCCTAGAGTGTCCGACGATCCTATCTTTGAATCGTCTCCCTATACCGACTTAACGCGTCCTAAAGGCAAGTGA